The following proteins come from a genomic window of Synechococcus sp. NB0720_010:
- the rplD gene encoding 50S ribosomal protein L4, translating into MANCVVRDWQGKEAGKASLDLKVAKESSANDLVHRAVVRQLAHARQGTASTLTRAEVAGGGRKPYKQKGTGRARQGSIRTPLRPGGGVVFGPKPRTYNLAMNRKERRLALRTALMSRAADITVVKGFASGLETPKTKEITAALSRFGIAAGSKVLVVLDAPSEVVRRSVRNLEKVKLIAADQLNVFDLLHANSLVVSEEALAKIQEVYGDD; encoded by the coding sequence ATGGCTAACTGTGTTGTTCGCGACTGGCAAGGCAAAGAGGCCGGCAAGGCCAGCCTTGACCTGAAAGTCGCTAAGGAAAGCTCCGCTAACGATCTGGTGCACCGCGCTGTGGTGCGTCAGCTCGCCCATGCCCGTCAGGGCACGGCCAGCACCCTCACCCGCGCTGAGGTGGCCGGTGGTGGCCGCAAGCCCTACAAGCAGAAGGGCACCGGTCGCGCCCGTCAGGGTTCGATCCGGACCCCCCTGCGTCCCGGCGGTGGTGTGGTGTTCGGGCCGAAGCCCCGCACCTACAACCTTGCGATGAACCGCAAGGAGCGTCGCCTGGCTCTGCGCACTGCGCTGATGAGCCGCGCCGCTGACATCACTGTGGTGAAGGGCTTTGCTTCGGGTCTTGAAACCCCGAAGACCAAAGAAATCACCGCTGCCCTGAGCCGCTTCGGCATCGCCGCTGGCTCCAAGGTGCTGGTGGTGCTGGATGCCCCCAGCGAGGTGGTGCGCCGCTCGGTGCGCAACCTCGAAAAGGTGAAGCTGATCGCCGCAGATCAGCTCAACGTGTTCGACCTGCTCCACGCCAATTCCTTGGTGGTGAGCGAGGAAGCACTCGCGAAGATTCAGGAGGTCTACGGCGATGACTGA
- the rpmC gene encoding 50S ribosomal protein L29: MARPDIAEVRKLSDGDITTQIDDTRRELFTLRFEQATRRLENPHRFKAARIKLAQLLTVQTERKSSAAS; the protein is encoded by the coding sequence ATGGCCCGTCCCGACATCGCCGAGGTGCGCAAGCTTTCCGACGGCGACATCACCACGCAGATCGACGACACCCGTCGCGAACTGTTCACCCTTCGTTTCGAGCAGGCCACCCGCCGTCTCGAGAACCCGCACCGCTTCAAGGCCGCCCGCATCAAGCTGGCCCAGCTGCTGACGGTGCAAACGGAGCGCAAGAGCTCCGCCGCTTCCTGA
- the rpsH gene encoding 30S ribosomal protein S8 has translation MANHDPISDMLTRIRNASEKRHQSTKVPASRMAQSIAKVLQQEGFIAEITEEGEGVMKHLVLELKYSGKHRQPIIRTVQRVSKPGLRVYKNTRQLPKVLGGLGVAIISTSKGVMSDRDARKQGVGGEVLAYVY, from the coding sequence ATGGCTAATCACGACCCGATTTCCGACATGCTCACCCGCATTCGCAATGCGAGTGAGAAACGTCATCAATCCACCAAGGTGCCTGCCTCGCGCATGGCCCAGAGCATCGCCAAGGTGCTGCAACAGGAAGGTTTCATCGCCGAGATCACCGAAGAAGGTGAAGGCGTGATGAAGCACCTGGTGCTGGAACTCAAGTACAGCGGCAAGCATCGCCAGCCGATCATCCGCACCGTGCAGCGAGTCAGCAAGCCTGGCCTGCGCGTCTACAAGAACACTCGTCAGCTCCCCAAAGTCCTGGGCGGTCTCGGCGTGGCCATCATCTCCACCTCCAAGGGTGTGATGAGCGACCGCGACGCCCGCAAGCAGGGCGTCGGTGGCGAAGTGCTCGCTTACGTCTACTGA
- the rplP gene encoding 50S ribosomal protein L16 — MLSPRRVKFRKQQRGRMRGVATRGNTIAFGQFALQAQECGWITSRQIEASRRAMTRYVKRGGKIWIRIFPDKPVTMRPAETRMGSGKGNPEFWVAVIKPGRILFEMGGAEITPEIAKEAMRLAQYKLPVKTKFLTLADQEADQAAAAAATTVES; from the coding sequence ATGCTGAGTCCAAGACGCGTCAAATTCCGTAAGCAGCAGCGCGGCCGCATGCGCGGTGTCGCCACCCGTGGCAACACCATCGCCTTCGGTCAGTTCGCTCTGCAGGCCCAAGAGTGTGGGTGGATCACCTCCCGCCAGATTGAGGCCAGCCGCCGTGCCATGACCCGCTACGTCAAGCGGGGCGGAAAGATCTGGATCCGGATCTTCCCCGACAAGCCGGTGACCATGCGCCCCGCCGAGACCCGGATGGGTTCCGGTAAGGGCAACCCGGAGTTCTGGGTGGCTGTGATCAAGCCCGGCCGCATTCTCTTCGAGATGGGCGGTGCCGAAATCACCCCCGAGATCGCCAAAGAGGCCATGCGCCTGGCGCAGTACAAGCTGCCCGTGAAGACCAAGTTCCTGACCCTGGCGGATCAGGAAGCTGACCAGGCTGCCGCCGCGGCCGCCACCACCGTGGAGTCCTGA
- the rplX gene encoding 50S ribosomal protein L24, producing MATATPKAKVQVRAKMRIKKGDTVQVISGKDKGKTGEVLRTLPYENRVVVQGINLRTRHMKPTQEGETGRIVTEEASLHASNVMLYSTDKKVASRVELVVEKDGTKKRRLKKTGEILD from the coding sequence ATGGCGACTGCCACCCCTAAAGCCAAAGTTCAGGTGCGCGCCAAAATGCGCATCAAGAAGGGCGACACCGTCCAGGTGATCAGCGGTAAGGACAAGGGCAAGACCGGTGAGGTCCTGCGCACCCTTCCCTATGAGAACCGCGTGGTTGTGCAGGGCATCAATCTGCGCACCCGTCACATGAAGCCCACCCAGGAAGGCGAAACCGGTCGCATCGTGACCGAAGAGGCCTCCCTGCACGCTTCCAACGTGATGCTGTATTCCACCGATAAGAAGGTGGCCAGCCGCGTGGAACTCGTGGTGGAGAAGGACGGCACCAAGAAGCGCCGCCTCAAGAAAACCGGCGAGATCCTCGACTGA
- the rplV gene encoding 50S ribosomal protein L22, whose amino-acid sequence MANTSSTTAQAHGRYIRGSVSKVRRVLDQIRGRSYRDALIMLEFMPYRSTGPITKVLRSAVANAEHNLGLDPASLVISVATADMGPVMKRYRPRAQGRAYAIQKKTCHISIAVAPAA is encoded by the coding sequence ATGGCAAACACCTCATCCACGACTGCCCAGGCACACGGCCGCTATATCCGCGGTTCCGTGTCCAAGGTTCGCCGGGTTCTCGACCAGATCCGCGGTCGCAGCTATCGCGACGCGCTGATCATGCTCGAGTTCATGCCCTACCGCTCCACCGGACCGATCACCAAGGTCCTGCGCAGCGCTGTGGCCAACGCCGAGCACAACCTGGGTCTCGATCCCGCCTCTCTCGTGATCTCTGTCGCTACGGCTGACATGGGTCCGGTGATGAAGCGTTATCGCCCCCGTGCCCAGGGTCGCGCCTACGCGATCCAGAAAAAGACTTGCCACATCAGCATTGCTGTGGCTCCTGCCGCCTGA
- the rplF gene encoding 50S ribosomal protein L6 has translation MSRIGKSPIPVPGGVTVSLNGLDVKVKGPKGELSRTLPEGVAIAQDGSTLVVSPSSTSRRSRERHGLCRTLVANMVEGVSQGFTRKLEIVGVGYRAAVQGKKLVVSAGYSHQVEMIAPEGVTFAVDGNTTVIVSGPDKELVGNEAAKVRAIRPPEPYKGKGIKYAGERILRKAGKTGKK, from the coding sequence ATGTCTCGTATTGGTAAATCGCCGATTCCCGTTCCGGGCGGCGTCACCGTCAGCCTCAACGGCCTTGACGTCAAAGTCAAAGGCCCTAAGGGCGAACTGAGCCGCACCCTGCCTGAGGGCGTGGCCATTGCTCAGGACGGCAGCACCCTTGTGGTCTCCCCCTCCAGCACCAGCCGTCGCTCTCGCGAGCGTCACGGTCTGTGCCGGACCCTCGTGGCCAACATGGTCGAGGGTGTCAGCCAGGGCTTCACCCGCAAGCTCGAGATCGTCGGTGTGGGTTACCGCGCCGCCGTTCAGGGCAAGAAGCTCGTCGTCAGCGCTGGTTACAGCCACCAGGTCGAAATGATCGCCCCCGAGGGCGTGACCTTCGCCGTCGACGGCAACACCACCGTGATTGTCTCCGGCCCCGACAAGGAGCTGGTGGGCAACGAAGCGGCCAAAGTTCGCGCCATCCGTCCCCCCGAGCCTTACAAGGGCAAGGGCATCAAGTACGCGGGCGAACGCATCCTCCGCAAGGCCGGTAAGACCGGTAAGAAGTGA
- the rplC gene encoding 50S ribosomal protein L3 — protein MSIGILGKKLGMSQFFDDEGRAIPVTVIEAGPCRITQLKTDSTDGYTAVQLGFGDIREKLVSKPAKGHLAKSGDELLRHLKEYRVDSVDGLELGGDVTVAAFEAGQKVDVSGDTIGRGFAGYQKRHGFSRGPMTHGSKNHREPGSTGAGTTPGRVYPGKRMAGRYGGKQITTRGLTILKVDAERNLLVVKGSVPGKPGALLNILPAKRVGAKAAN, from the coding sequence ATGTCCATCGGCATTCTTGGGAAGAAACTGGGCATGTCCCAGTTCTTCGACGACGAAGGCAGGGCCATCCCGGTCACCGTGATCGAGGCAGGTCCTTGCCGCATTACCCAACTCAAAACCGACAGCACCGACGGCTACACCGCCGTTCAGCTGGGCTTCGGTGATATCCGCGAAAAGCTCGTCAGCAAGCCCGCTAAGGGCCACCTGGCTAAGTCGGGCGACGAGCTGCTGCGCCACCTGAAGGAATACCGCGTTGACTCCGTCGACGGTCTGGAACTCGGTGGTGACGTCACCGTGGCCGCCTTTGAGGCGGGCCAGAAGGTCGATGTGAGCGGCGACACCATCGGTCGTGGTTTCGCTGGTTACCAGAAGCGCCACGGCTTCAGCCGCGGTCCCATGACTCACGGTTCGAAGAACCACCGCGAGCCTGGCTCCACCGGTGCGGGTACGACCCCCGGCCGCGTGTACCCCGGCAAGCGCATGGCTGGTCGCTACGGCGGCAAGCAAATCACCACCCGCGGCCTCACCATCCTCAAGGTGGATGCTGAGCGCAACCTGCTCGTGGTGAAAGGCTCGGTTCCCGGTAAGCCCGGAGCCCTGCTGAACATCCTCCCCGCTAAGCGGGTGGGCGCCAAAGCCGCGAACTGA
- the rplE gene encoding 50S ribosomal protein L5, translating to MSLKQNYREKIQPKLLKDLSLSNIHEVPKVVKVTVNRGLGEAAANAKALEASIEELATITGQKVVVTRAKKAIAGFKIRQGMPIGVAVTLRGDRMYAFLERLINLALPRIRDFRGVSEKSFDGRGNYTLGVKEQIIFPEISFDKIDAIRGMDITIVTTARNDEEGRALLREMGMPFRSN from the coding sequence ATGTCCCTTAAACAGAACTATCGGGAGAAGATCCAGCCCAAGTTGCTTAAGGATCTCAGTCTCTCGAACATTCACGAAGTCCCCAAGGTGGTGAAAGTCACCGTCAACCGGGGTCTCGGCGAAGCCGCAGCCAACGCCAAGGCCCTTGAGGCCTCGATCGAGGAGCTGGCCACCATCACCGGTCAAAAGGTGGTTGTGACCCGCGCCAAGAAGGCTATCGCTGGCTTCAAAATCCGTCAGGGCATGCCGATTGGCGTGGCCGTCACCCTCCGCGGTGACCGCATGTATGCGTTCCTCGAGCGTCTCATCAACCTGGCTCTCCCCCGCATCCGCGACTTCCGCGGTGTCAGCGAGAAGAGCTTCGACGGTCGTGGCAACTACACCCTCGGGGTGAAGGAGCAGATCATTTTTCCCGAGATCTCTTTCGACAAGATCGATGCCATCCGGGGCATGGACATCACCATCGTGACCACTGCCCGTAACGACGAAGAGGGCCGGGCCCTCCTCCGCGAGATGGGAATGCCGTTCCGCAGCAACTGA
- a CDS encoding 50S ribosomal protein L23 — translation MTERFQGRLADVIRRPLITEKATRAIELNQYTFEVDHRAAKPDIKAAVEQLFDVKVVGVSTMNPPRRSRRVGRFAGKRAQVKKAVVRLADGNAIQLFPEA, via the coding sequence ATGACTGAACGCTTTCAAGGTCGCCTGGCGGATGTGATCCGTCGGCCCCTGATTACTGAGAAGGCCACCCGCGCCATCGAGCTCAATCAGTACACCTTTGAGGTGGACCATCGGGCTGCCAAGCCCGACATCAAGGCTGCCGTTGAACAACTGTTCGACGTCAAAGTCGTTGGTGTGAGCACCATGAACCCCCCTCGCCGCTCCCGCCGCGTGGGCCGATTCGCCGGCAAGCGTGCCCAGGTGAAGAAGGCTGTGGTTCGCCTTGCCGATGGCAATGCCATCCAGCTGTTCCCTGAAGCCTGA
- the rplR gene encoding 50S ribosomal protein L18 — protein sequence MSTLSRKQQTQKRHRRLRRNLSGTAARPRLAVFRSNNHIYAQVIDDVAQSTLCSASTVDKELRSNVTIGATCDASVAVGQLVAKRALAKGIQSVVFDRGGNLYHGRVKALADAAREAGLQF from the coding sequence ATGTCCACCCTTTCCCGCAAGCAGCAGACACAAAAGCGTCACCGCCGTCTGCGCCGCAATCTCTCCGGCACCGCCGCGCGTCCTCGCCTGGCTGTGTTCCGCTCCAACAACCACATCTACGCACAAGTCATCGACGACGTTGCGCAGAGCACCCTCTGCTCTGCATCAACCGTCGATAAAGAGCTCCGCAGCAACGTCACCATCGGCGCCACCTGCGATGCTTCTGTCGCAGTCGGTCAGCTGGTCGCCAAGCGTGCCCTCGCCAAGGGCATTCAATCGGTGGTCTTCGATCGTGGCGGCAACCTCTACCACGGCCGTGTCAAGGCCCTGGCTGACGCCGCCCGGGAAGCGGGCCTTCAGTTCTGA
- a CDS encoding NAD(P)H-quinone oxidoreductase subunit N: MPLLLTGRGFRQELERAGALALYAPLEGGAETRLLRRMRAAGYRAQLTSARGLGDPEAFLLQSHGVRPPHLGHQSVGRGAAVGEVQMATPQLGHLFEGDAPVLLWLLEGQVLSTAELESLINLTQREPRLKIVVEMGGARALRWQPLSSVLTATV; the protein is encoded by the coding sequence ATGCCCCTGCTGCTCACCGGCCGCGGTTTCCGCCAGGAGCTGGAGCGGGCGGGCGCCTTGGCCCTCTACGCACCATTAGAAGGTGGCGCCGAGACCAGGCTGCTGCGCCGGATGCGCGCCGCTGGCTACCGGGCCCAGCTCACCTCAGCACGCGGCCTGGGGGATCCAGAGGCCTTCCTTCTGCAGTCCCACGGCGTGCGTCCTCCCCACCTCGGCCACCAAAGCGTTGGCCGCGGCGCGGCCGTTGGCGAGGTGCAAATGGCCACCCCACAACTGGGACACCTCTTTGAGGGCGACGCCCCTGTGCTGCTTTGGCTGCTGGAGGGGCAGGTCCTCTCCACCGCTGAGCTCGAGTCGCTGATCAACCTGACCCAACGGGAGCCCCGCCTGAAGATCGTCGTGGAGATGGGCGGCGCCCGTGCCCTGCGATGGCAGCCCCTGAGCTCCGTGCTGACCGCAACCGTTTGA
- the rpsQ gene encoding 30S ribosomal protein S17: MATKERVGTVVSDKMDKTVVVAVENRFPHPIYQKTVSRTKRYKAHDEANTCKVGDRVRITETRPLSRTKRWSVAEVLNNSSAS; encoded by the coding sequence ATGGCAACCAAGGAAAGGGTCGGCACCGTCGTCAGCGACAAGATGGATAAAACCGTGGTGGTGGCGGTCGAAAACCGCTTCCCCCACCCCATCTATCAAAAGACGGTGAGCCGCACCAAGCGCTACAAGGCGCACGACGAGGCCAACACCTGCAAGGTGGGTGACCGTGTCCGCATCACCGAAACCCGTCCCCTCAGCCGCACCAAGCGTTGGTCCGTGGCCGAGGTGCTGAACAACAGCAGCGCCAGCTGA
- the rpsS gene encoding 30S ribosomal protein S19: MGRSLKKGPFIADSLLRKVEKQNAADDKSVIKTWSRASTILPMMIGHTIAVHNGKAHVPVYVTEQMVGHKLGEFAPTRNFRGHIKDKKGGR, translated from the coding sequence ATGGGACGTTCACTCAAAAAAGGTCCGTTCATTGCCGACAGCCTTCTGCGGAAGGTTGAAAAGCAGAACGCCGCCGATGACAAGTCCGTGATCAAGACCTGGTCACGTGCTTCCACGATCCTGCCGATGATGATCGGCCACACCATTGCCGTGCACAACGGCAAGGCCCATGTGCCCGTCTACGTGACGGAGCAGATGGTGGGCCACAAGCTGGGGGAATTTGCGCCAACGCGCAACTTCCGCGGCCACATCAAGGACAAGAAAGGAGGCCGCTGA
- the rpsE gene encoding 30S ribosomal protein S5: MTETNNTQSNAVPAAADVPAAAEGQQQDQRRGGRGEGRGDRRGGDRRGRRGQERDSEWQERVVQIRRVSKTVKGGKKMSFRAIVVVGNEKGQVGVGVGKAGDVIGAVRKGVADGKKHLVKVPLTRHSSIPTLSNGRDGAASVLIRPAAPGTGVIAGGSIRTVLELAGIKNVLAKRLGSKTPLNNARAAMDALAGLRTHKETAKERGISLEQIYS; this comes from the coding sequence ATGACCGAAACCAACAACACCCAGTCCAACGCCGTGCCAGCGGCAGCTGACGTGCCCGCAGCGGCCGAAGGTCAGCAGCAGGACCAGCGCCGTGGTGGTCGCGGCGAAGGCCGTGGCGACCGTCGCGGTGGCGACCGCCGTGGCCGTCGTGGCCAGGAGCGTGACTCCGAATGGCAGGAGCGCGTGGTGCAAATCCGCCGCGTCTCCAAGACCGTCAAGGGCGGTAAGAAGATGAGCTTCCGGGCCATCGTTGTCGTCGGCAACGAGAAGGGCCAGGTCGGCGTCGGCGTCGGCAAGGCTGGCGACGTGATCGGTGCTGTCCGCAAGGGCGTCGCCGATGGCAAGAAGCACCTGGTCAAGGTGCCTCTGACCCGTCACTCCTCGATCCCCACCCTGAGCAACGGCCGTGACGGCGCTGCCAGCGTTCTGATCCGTCCCGCTGCCCCTGGTACCGGTGTGATCGCGGGTGGTTCCATCCGTACGGTGCTTGAGCTTGCCGGCATTAAGAACGTGCTCGCCAAGCGCCTAGGCTCCAAGACCCCCCTGAACAACGCCCGCGCCGCCATGGATGCCCTGGCCGGCCTGCGTACCCACAAGGAGACCGCCAAGGAGCGTGGCATCTCCCTCGAGCAGATCTACTCCTGA
- the rplB gene encoding 50S ribosomal protein L2 has translation MGIRKYRPITPGTRTRVASDFAEVTGRGRERGLVVAKHQRKGRNNRGVITCRHRGGGHKRLYRLVDFRRNKHGVVAKVAAIHYDPHRNARLALLFYADGEKRYILAPAGVTVGSTVVSGPDAPIETGNALPLSAIPLGSSVHCVELYAGRGGQMVRTAGASAQVMAKEGDYVALKLPSTEVRLVRRECYATLGEVGNAEVRNTSLGKAGRRRWLGRRPQVRGSVMNPCDHPHGGGEGRAPIGRSGPVTPWGKPALGLKTRKRNKPSNRFVLRKRRRTSKRSRGGRDS, from the coding sequence ATGGGAATCCGTAAGTACCGCCCCATCACCCCCGGCACCCGTACCCGTGTCGCCAGCGATTTCGCTGAAGTCACCGGTCGTGGTCGCGAACGGGGCCTGGTGGTGGCCAAGCACCAACGCAAAGGTCGCAACAACCGCGGTGTGATCACCTGCCGCCATCGCGGTGGTGGCCACAAGCGCCTCTATCGCCTGGTCGACTTCCGCCGCAATAAGCACGGTGTGGTCGCCAAGGTGGCAGCGATCCACTACGACCCCCACCGCAACGCCCGCCTGGCTTTGCTCTTCTACGCCGATGGCGAGAAGCGCTACATCCTGGCTCCGGCTGGCGTGACCGTGGGCTCCACCGTGGTCTCCGGCCCCGATGCTCCGATCGAGACCGGCAATGCCCTGCCCCTCTCGGCGATCCCCCTGGGCTCCAGCGTTCACTGCGTTGAGCTCTACGCCGGTCGCGGTGGCCAGATGGTTCGTACCGCTGGTGCCAGCGCTCAAGTGATGGCCAAGGAAGGTGACTACGTCGCCCTCAAGCTGCCCTCCACCGAGGTGCGCCTGGTCCGCCGTGAGTGCTACGCCACCCTCGGCGAAGTGGGTAACGCTGAGGTTCGGAACACCAGCCTGGGCAAGGCCGGCCGTCGCCGCTGGCTGGGTCGTCGCCCTCAGGTCCGAGGCAGCGTGATGAACCCCTGCGATCACCCCCACGGTGGTGGCGAGGGCCGCGCTCCGATCGGTCGTTCTGGCCCTGTCACTCCTTGGGGTAAGCCTGCACTGGGCCTCAAGACCCGCAAGCGGAACAAACCCAGCAATCGGTTTGTGCTCCGGAAACGTCGCCGCACCTCCAAGCGGAGCCGTGGCGGACGCGATTCCTGA
- the rplN gene encoding 50S ribosomal protein L14 yields the protein MIQQETFLNVADNSGAKRIQCIRVLGTNRRYAHVGDVIVAAVKDAMPNMGVKKSDVVKAVVVRTKATMRRVNGNSIRFDDNAAVILGTDNNPKGTRVFGPVARELRDRNFTKIVSLAPEVI from the coding sequence ATGATTCAACAGGAAACGTTCCTCAACGTCGCTGACAACAGCGGCGCCAAGCGCATCCAGTGCATCCGCGTGCTGGGCACCAACCGTCGCTACGCCCACGTGGGCGACGTGATCGTGGCCGCCGTCAAGGACGCCATGCCCAACATGGGCGTGAAAAAGTCCGACGTGGTCAAGGCTGTGGTGGTTCGCACCAAAGCCACCATGCGTCGCGTCAACGGCAACTCAATCCGTTTTGACGACAACGCTGCCGTGATCCTCGGCACTGACAACAACCCCAAGGGCACCCGCGTCTTCGGTCCTGTGGCTCGCGAATTGCGTGACCGCAACTTCACCAAGATCGTGTCCCTCGCTCCGGAGGTGATCTGA
- the rpsC gene encoding 30S ribosomal protein S3: MGHKIHPTGLRLGITQEHRSRWYAPSKTYPSLLKEDDQIRKFIHKKYGAAGISDVVIARKADQLEVELKTARPGVLVGRQGSGIEELRSGIQKTIGDSARQVRINVVEVERVDADAFLLAEYIAQQLEKRVAFRRVMRMAIQRAQRAGVLGMKLQVSGRLNGAEIARTEWSREGRVPLHTLRADIDYATKVATTTYGVLGIKVWVFKGEVLPGTQDKVPVGAAPKRRASRRPQQFEDRSNEE, from the coding sequence ATGGGACACAAGATCCATCCAACCGGCTTGCGCCTGGGGATCACCCAGGAACACCGGTCCCGCTGGTACGCCCCCAGCAAGACCTATCCGTCTCTCCTGAAGGAAGACGATCAGATCCGTAAGTTCATCCACAAGAAGTACGGCGCCGCTGGCATCAGCGACGTTGTGATCGCCCGCAAGGCCGATCAGCTTGAGGTTGAGCTCAAAACTGCCCGCCCCGGCGTTCTCGTCGGCCGCCAGGGCAGCGGCATTGAAGAGCTGCGCAGCGGCATCCAAAAAACCATCGGTGACTCCGCCCGTCAGGTGCGGATCAACGTGGTGGAAGTGGAGCGCGTTGACGCTGACGCCTTCCTGCTGGCTGAGTACATCGCTCAACAGCTCGAGAAGCGTGTTGCCTTCCGTCGCGTCATGCGTATGGCCATCCAGCGTGCTCAGCGCGCTGGTGTCCTGGGCATGAAGCTTCAGGTCAGCGGCCGCCTCAACGGTGCAGAAATTGCCCGTACCGAGTGGAGCCGTGAAGGTCGGGTGCCCCTGCACACCCTCCGCGCCGACATCGACTACGCAACCAAAGTGGCCACCACCACCTACGGGGTGCTGGGCATCAAGGTTTGGGTCTTCAAAGGGGAAGTGCTTCCCGGCACTCAGGACAAGGTGCCCGTGGGTGCTGCGCCCAAGCGCCGCGCTAGCCGCCGGCCCCAACAGTTCGAAGACCGTTCGAACGAAGAGTGA
- a CDS encoding LdpA C-terminal domain-containing domain codes for MAAPELRADRNRLTPEAALQNGRWVKLICGAGNQDLAAIEDLCALYTAAGIHCIDIAADTGVAEAARRGMDWAVARGAQRPWLMVSLSDGSDPHFRKASFEPSRCPSDCPRPCQKVCPALAIGDHGGVQAERCYGCGRCLPACPLGLIDEQQQWLSAEAVPELLRSINPDAVELHTQAGRQSAFEARLSQLKASGVPLQRLAISCGLERGAGSQETTPLSSRELARELWQRFGALRQAGYRPLWQLDGRPMSGDVGVGTARSAVKLLEAIAPWAPPGPLQLAGGTNGKTIELLGPSHRAAGVAFGGMARSLLQPWLQEADERGQPLRDIPELEAIARTSVMALIQPWLER; via the coding sequence ATGGCAGCCCCTGAGCTCCGTGCTGACCGCAACCGTTTGACCCCAGAGGCGGCCCTTCAAAACGGCCGCTGGGTCAAATTGATCTGCGGCGCCGGGAATCAAGACCTGGCGGCCATCGAAGACCTCTGCGCGCTCTACACCGCAGCGGGCATCCACTGCATCGACATTGCCGCCGATACGGGCGTTGCGGAGGCCGCCAGGCGCGGCATGGACTGGGCTGTGGCCCGGGGTGCCCAGCGCCCCTGGCTGATGGTCAGCCTCAGCGACGGCTCCGACCCCCACTTCCGCAAGGCCAGCTTTGAGCCCAGCCGCTGTCCCAGCGACTGTCCCAGGCCCTGCCAAAAGGTCTGCCCGGCCTTGGCCATTGGCGATCACGGCGGCGTCCAGGCGGAGCGCTGCTACGGCTGTGGGCGCTGCCTGCCCGCCTGCCCCCTGGGCCTGATCGATGAACAGCAGCAGTGGCTCAGCGCCGAAGCGGTCCCCGAACTCCTCCGGAGCATCAACCCGGATGCGGTTGAACTGCACACCCAGGCGGGACGGCAGAGCGCCTTCGAAGCCCGCCTGAGCCAGCTCAAGGCCAGCGGTGTTCCCCTTCAGCGCCTGGCGATCAGCTGCGGACTCGAGCGGGGCGCCGGCAGCCAGGAGACCACACCCCTCAGTAGCCGGGAGCTCGCCAGGGAGCTCTGGCAGCGCTTTGGCGCCCTGCGCCAGGCGGGCTACCGGCCGCTCTGGCAGCTCGATGGTCGTCCCATGAGCGGGGATGTCGGAGTTGGGACCGCCCGCTCCGCCGTGAAATTGCTGGAGGCGATCGCCCCCTGGGCACCGCCAGGCCCGCTGCAACTGGCCGGGGGAACCAACGGCAAAACAATTGAGCTCCTGGGCCCCAGCCACCGGGCAGCCGGTGTTGCCTTTGGCGGGATGGCCCGCAGCCTGCTGCAACCCTGGCTGCAGGAAGCCGATGAGCGCGGGCAGCCCCTGAGGGACATTCCCGAGCTCGAAGCGATCGCCAGGACCAGCGTGATGGCCCTCATCCAACCCTGGCTAGAGCGCTAA